The sequence below is a genomic window from Selenomonas ruminantium subsp. lactilytica TAM6421.
CGCCGGTCTTGCCCGGCGCCATCTGGCTAAAAAGCTCTAAAATTGCCGAGAGGGTCGTTTTAGCGGAAACAGAAAAAGTACTCCCCCGTGAACCCCTGACTGCGTATGAACGGGATATCTTCAGCACGAACTCACTCACAAACTGCAATTTTTCAGCGCCTGTTTCAGCCTATCTGCCACCATTTCCGGGGTGATGGCTTTCATGCAGGCGTTGGTTTTGTATTTGCATTTTGTTTTGAGACAGCGCCTGCATTCGTGGGGGCTGATGATGAACTCGTGGCCTGCAGTCAGGGGGCCGTAGACATCGGGCTGGGTGGGGCCCCAGAGGGAAAGGGTTCGGCAGCCTACGGCGTCGGCGATGTGCAGAGGGCCGGTATCACAGGACAGGAGCAAATCCGCACTCTTCAGCAGGGCGGCCAGCTCGATGAGATTTGTTTCGCCGGCAATGGAGAGGCTGGGGCGGTTCATCTGCTTTTGGGCGGCGGCGATAAATTCCGCTTCGCCGGGGCTGCCGCAGAAGACGATCTGCACATCTTCCGGCAGGTCACGCAGGGCCAACCCGAAGTTTTCCGGTTCCCAGTTCTTGTCCGGCCAGGTGGTGCGTACCGTAACCATCAAAATGGGATGGGCTGTGTCAATGGCGTGTTCCTGCCAGAACTTCCCGGCAAAACCTTCCATGTCAGCGGGCAGCTGCAATGTCAGTCCCGGCGTGAAGTCTTCCTGTTGGAAGCCCAGAGGCATCAGGGCGCTCAGATAGCGGCGCACCTTGTGGGGACTTTCAATATTGGGAGCCATTTCGCTCATAAAGAAGGGGTTGCCCTCGTGGCGCTCGTGGATGCCGATGCGCCGTTTGGCTCCCGAAAGTATGGCCAGAATGCCTGTGAGGAAAAGCCCCTGAATATCGAGAACCAGGTCAAAGTGCCGTGCCTTTAAGAGGGTACGGGCTTTTTTTAGTTCCCGGTAAGCGGTGGGCAGGTCAAAGCCGGCAAAGGCCTTGTCCAATGGCCGTCTGTCCCAGACAAGGAGCTCGTCGATATAGGGATTTTCCGCCAGCAGTTTATCGGCAGGCGGGCTCACCAGCCAGGTGATATGGGCGTCCGGCTGCAGTCTTTTGAGCTCCCGGGCCACGGGGGTGGCGTGGAGCACATCACCGATGGCAGACAGGCGCAGGATCAGGATTTTTTTTCCGTGCTTATTTTCCATAAAGGTTGGTTTTGCCTTTCGTTCATAGTAAAATAATAAGATAAGTCTAATATTAGCACAGGAATAACAGATTGTCCAAGAGAAAGGGAACGGGCCATGTTAAAAGATATAACCATCAAGTCGTTGGCCAGCAGTGATACGGTGTACCGGCGGGGGATTGAGTATTATTATGATGATGCAGTGGATGAACTGGCCAAGCTGGATAATGATGGCAGGGAATGGGAAGCTGTCGTATATGGCAATTCAACATATACGGTCTATGTGAAGCTGGACAAGCGCAAGGAGAATATTGAGGATTACAGCTGTGATTGCCCGGCCGCTGAGCAGTATCTGGGGGCCTGCAAGCATGTGGTGGCGGTGCTGAAGGAAATCCAGGAAACACAGGAACATGAGCGGCCCCAGTCGGCCAAGGAAATCCTGCAGAGCGTCATCAAGAATATGGGGCTGGAGACGGCGGGCAATCTGCAGAAAAAAAAGCAGCAGGAGCAGCAAAGCCGGGCAGCCCAGCGCATGTTTGCAGCTTTTCAGCAGGCCCAGGCAGAAGATGTTGACCGGCGTACCGTGGGGCAGGCAGAGTATGCCCATCTGGTGCCCCGTCTGGTCACGGAATCCTATTATGGCGAGCATAACAATTGGCTGGAATTCCGCTTTGGCTTGGACAAATTATATGTGGTGAAGAATGCGGGCAATTTCGTGGAGGCTATGGAAAAGGGGGATTACTGGCAGCTGGGCTCGAAGAATTCCGTCCATCTGAGTTCGGTGCACTGGGGGGATGAGACGTCCGCCAAGCTCTATGACATGCTGCAGAAGTACAAGCGTATGGAACAGGGGATGTTTGCCGCCGGCGCAGGCGGTAACCGCTACTACTATATGAACACCCATTCCTATCTTTTCGATCAGAAGCAGTTCCGCTTGTCACCGGAAGCCCTGACAGAGTTTCTGGAGCTTATGGGGGATACGCCCTTCGAATTGCGGCTGGATGATGGGGAATGGGAAACGGTCAGAACAAGGACGGGTAATCCCCAGCTGGAATTGGAACTGGCAGAGGTTCATGGCGGCGGCGAATTGAAGGTCACGAAGGCCGATATCTCGACCTTGTCCAAGGACTGCCGCATCGTATATCAGGATGGTGTGATCTACCAGAGTGACAGGAAATTTGCCCAAGGGTTGAAGCCGTTGGTGGATACTTTTGACGGCACCAACGCTATCCGGATAAACAGCCACGATCTGGCGGCCTTTTTTGGGCAGGTGCTGCCCCGCATGGAATTGGCGGCGGAAGTCAGGATCGCGCCGAAATTCATGGAGCAGTATGTGGTGCAGCCTCTTTCCGCAGAGCTCTATATTGACTACGAAGTGGACGGCATTGCCGTGCGACCAAAGTTTGCCTATGGGGATGCCGTATTCAATCCCCTGGTGGAAAAAGAACCGCCCCTCAGGGGCGGGCGGAAGCTGGTACGGGATGAATATCGGGAGCAGGAACTCATCACCCGGCTTACCCATTATGGCTTCCAGCCAAAGCGGGATCAGCTGGTGCAGAAGGATGAGGAAAAAAGCTATGAATTCCTGACGGAGGAGCTGCCCTTCCTGCCGGATTGGGTGGATGTATTCTATTCCGATGCCTTCGGCAACCGTCCGGTGCGGCCCATGCCCAAGGTCACGGCAGGGGTAAGCGTCAACGACATGGATCTGCTGGAGGTCACCTTCAATGCCAAGGATCTGGACTTTAACGAGCTTATGGAAATCCTCGATTCCTACCGGCAGAAACGCAAGTATCATCGTTTGAAGGACAAGAGCTTCATCACCCTGGGGGAACAGCAGATGCAGGCCATTGCCGATTTCGTGGACAATACGGGCATTGGCAAAAGCAAGGCTGAGGGCATGAAGGTGGAACTGCCCATGAATCAGGCCATGTATCTGGATGAACTGGCCCGGGCTGATGAAAGCCTGCGGCTGGAGCGCAGCAAGGAGTTCCGGGCCATCGTGCGGGATATCCGCCATCCTGAGGACAGCGAGGCCGAAGTGCCGGCGAGCCTGAAGGATATCCTGCGTGATTATCAGGTGACGGGCTTCAACTGGCTGTCCAATCTGGCAGGTTATCACTTGGGTGGCATTCTGGCCGACGATATGGGGCTGGGCAAGACCTTGCAGGTCATTGCCTTCCTGCTGTCCAAGCAGGATAAGAACCAGCCGCCCTCTTTGGTGGTGGCACCGACTTCGCTGATGTATAACTGGCTCGATGAAATCGAGCATTTTGCCCCGGAGCTCAAGGCCTGTGCTGTGGCTGGTACCAAGGCGGAACGGGAAAAGATTCTGGCTGAGGCCGATGCCAGCTTTGATGTGCTGATCACTACCTATAATATGCTCAAGCGGGATATCGATATGTATGAGAAGCGACGTTTCCGTTACGCCTTTTTGGATGAGGCCCAGCATATCAAGAATCCCACGACCCAGAATGCAAGGGCGGTGAAGCGTCTGAAGACCAGCGGCTACTTTGCCCTGACGGGTACGCCCATTGAAAACACCCTGACGGAACTTTGGTCAATCTTCGATTTCCTGATGCCGGGGTATCTGCTTTCCCATAAGAAATTCAAGGACCGCTACGAAACCCCCATCGTACGGGAGCAGGACGAACGCAGCCTCAAGGATTTAAAGCGCCATGTGATGCCCTTTATCCTGCGGCGTATGAAAAAGGACGTGTTGACGGAACTGCCCGACAAAGTGGAGCGCAAGATGGTAAGCTCCATGACGCCGAAGCAGGAAAAGGTCTATCAGGGCTGGTTCCTAAAGAGTCAGAAGGAATTTGCCCAGCAGCTGGCGGCGGGGGACGACAGCCGCATCAAGATCTTGGCCATCCTCACCCGCCTGCGGCAGATTGCCTGCGATCCTGCCATGTTTTTGGAAGGTTATACCGGCGGTTCCGGCAAGCTGGATCAGCTGGAGGAACTGGTGGGGGAGGCCGTGGACGGCGGCCACCGCATCCTGATCTTCTCCCAGTTCACCACCATGCTTTCCCATATCGGGGAACGGCTGAAGGAGCAGGGCATCGACTATTACTATCTGGATGGTTCTACGCCTTCGCTGGAGCGTATCCGTCTGGTCAAATCCTTCAATGAAGGGAATACGCCGGTATTCCTGATTTCCCTGAAAGCCGGCGGCACGGGACTGAATCTTACAGGGGCGGATATGGTCATCCATTTCGATCCCTGGTGGAACCCGGCGGTGGAGGATCAGGCCACCGACCGTGCTTATCGTCTGGGGCAGAAGAACAATGTGCAGGTCATCCGTCTGCTGGCCAAGGGCACCGTGGAGGAAAAGATCTATGAGCTCCAACAGAAGAAGAAATCCCTGATCGACCAGATGATCCAGCCCGGAGAAAACTTCCTGTCACGGCTGACGGACGAAGAAATTCGCGAACTGTTCCAGAAATAAGTCCTTTGTTCATTCGTTGCTTGGACGGCGTGAGGCGGCTATTGTGCGTCCGCTTTGCCTTGAAGCTAAAATTCTTTTTTGCCTTTTATTAATATCCTGACCAGTCAAAACTCGCTGTGCTCAGACAGTTGACTGGTCAGGATATTTTCGTGTAGGCAAAAAAAAATTTCCTAACGCTCCCGCACAACAGCCGCCCCACGGCTGCGCGAAGGAAGATTTTCGGCTGATTGTTTGGTTAGATTATTCCATTGCAAAGGCATTAGAACGGTAAAAAAGAATAAAATTGTGGCTGTTCTCCCTCAGGGAGGGCAGTTTTTTAATGTTTAGAAATAAAAATTGTCTTTAATAATAAAAAAATAATAAAAATAAAAAACAGGATTTTGACTGTATGAAATCGAATAGTATGTATTGTGTACCTTGTGGAGGTGATGAAGATGAAACAGGAACAAGGTATTGTGTTGGAAACAGAGGGCAGCACGGCCAAGATCCGAGTGGGACGTCATGAGGAGTGTGGCTCCTGCGGTGCCTGCGGCGGGGCCCAGCGGGTGGTGGTGGAAGCGGCCAATCCCGTGGAGGCCAAGGCCGGGGATAAAGTGCTTTTTGAGTTCCGGGAGGAAAATGTGCTGACCGGGGCCTTCGTGGTCTTTATCCTGCCTTTGCTGTTTGGTGCAGTGGGGGCGGTGATCGGTCATTTTACAGCACCGCTGCTGGATGAGAACGGCAGCCTGCCCTATGTGCTGGGAGCGTTGATCTTCTTCCTGATTGCCTTGGTCATCGTGAAGCGATTTGACCGCAAGGCAGCGAAAGATCAGGCATTGAAACCGGTGATTGTCGAGATTTTGGACAAGCATCAGTCTTAATACATATGGTTTTGTTTTAGGAGAGTTACAAGAGGTGATTGTATGTTCGGAAGTTTTCTGGGCGGTATTCATCCCAAGGACGGCAAGGATCTGGCTAAGGACAAGCCAATTGAAAATATGCCCGTGCCGGCAGAACTCGTGGTTCCCATGGGGCAGCATATCGGTGCTCCCTGTGCACCCACGGTCAAGGTGGGGGACGAGGTCAAGCGGGGGCAGCTGATTGGCACAAGTCCTGCCTTTATGCATGCCGATATCCATGCGCCGGTGTCCGGCAAGGTGGTGAAGGTGGAGCCAAGGCCCCATTCGGGCATGGGCAGCTGCCTGAGCGTGGTCATCGCCAATGACGGCAAGGATGAATGGGCAGAGGGACTGCCGCTTACGCGCAATTGGCAGACCATGGAGAATGAGGAAATCCTGGCAGCCATCCAAGCTGCTGGCATTGTGGGCATGGGGGGGGCCACCTTCCCGGCTCATATCAAATTGAAGCCGGCCAAGCCTGTGGACATCCTCATCCTGAACGGAGCGGAGTGCGAGCCGTATCTGACTGCGGACTATCGGCTGATGCTGGAAGAGGGCGAAAAGATCATCACCGGCACGCAGATCCTGCAAAAGATTTTAGGCGTAAAGCGCACGGTCATTGGTATTGAGGACAATAAGCCCGAGGCAATCAAGGCCATGCAGAAGGCGGCCCAGGGCACCGATATTGAAGTGGCAGCCCTCAAGACCAAGTACCCCCAGGGGGCAGAGAAAATGCTCATCAAGGTCATTTCCGGCCGGGAAGTGCCCATGGGCGGCCTGCCTATGGATGTGGGGGCTGTGGTGCAGAATGTGGGCACCGTGGCGGCCATTGCCGATGCCGTGGAACATGGTTTGCCCCTTACTGAGCGCATCACCACTGTGACCGGCGATGCCATCAAAGAGCCAAAGAATCTGCGCATCCGCATCGGCACGCCTTATCAGGCGGCTATTGACTACTGTGGCGGCTTCAAGGAACAGCCCAAGAAGCTGATTGCCGGCGGCCCCATGATGGGTATGGCCCAGGCCACAGCCCAGGTTCCCGTGATGAAGGGTTCTTCCGGCATATTGGCTTTGACGGCCAAGCAGGTGGACCACGGCCCGGAGATGAACTGCATCCGCTGCGGCAAATGCGTCAAGGCCTGTCCCATGGGACTGGTGCCCAGCATGCTTTCCATATTGTCAGAGCGTCAGGCCTATGAAGCCTGCCGGGATGATTACGGCCTGATGAATTGCGTGGAATGCGGCTGCTGCACCTTCGTATGCCCTGCCAAGCGCAATATCGTGCAGTATATCAAGAATGCCAAGGGTGTGATCCGGGCAGAACAGATGAAAGCCAAGGCGGCAGCCGAGGCGAAGAAGAAAGCTCAGGAAGCTGCGGAAGGGAAAAAGGAGGCGGTCAAATGAGTGAGGAAGTAATGAAAAAGGAACCGGAACTCTTTACGGTGTCTGTATCGCCTCATATCCGTGACGATGAAACCATCAGCCATATCATGTGGCAGGTCAATGCGGCGCTTTTGCCGGCGGCGCTCTTTGCCATCTGGTGGTTTGGTATCCCTGCACTTATCAATATGTTAGTCGGTGTGGTCTTTGCCGTTTTAGGGGAATACATTTGGCAGAAAGGCATGCATCAGCCCATTACGGCCTTTGATGGCAGTGCCTGCATTACCGGCCTTTTGCTGGCCATGTCCATGTCGCCGCTGCTGCCGCCGTACATGGTGGCCATTGGTTCCCTGCTGGCGATCATTGTGGCCAAGCAGTCCATGGGGGGCTTAGGCTTCAATATCTTCAATCCCGCCCATATCGGCCGGGCGGCGCTCATGGTGTCCTGGCCGGTGGCCATGACCACCTGGACGAAAATGACGGATTGCAGTGGCGGCGTGGATGCCATGACCTCGGCAACTCCCCTCAATATCCTCAAGATGCAGGGCTATGATGCCCTGGTGGCCACCTTTGGCAGTCAGTCGGACTTATACTGGAATCTCTTTATCGGTACCCGCAATGGTTCCCTGGGGGAAACCAGCACCCTGTTGCTTTTATTGGGCGGCTTGTATCTGATCTGGAAAGGCTATGTGAACTGGCAGGTGCCTGTGACCATGATCGCCACGGTGGCAGTGCTGACCTGGATCTTCGGCCCGGCAGGGCTCTTTACCGGCGATCCCCTGTTCCATATGATGGCGGGCGGCCTGATGCTGGGTGCTTTCTTCATGGCCACGGATATGGTGACCATTCCCATGACCATCAAAGGTCAGCTGATTTTCGCAGTAGGGGCTGGGGCGCTTACAGTGCTGATTCGTCTGGTGGGGGGCTATCCTGAGGGGGTATGCTATTCCCTGCTCTTGATGAATGCGGTGACGCCGCTGATCGACCGGTTCTGCAAACCGCGGATCTTTGGGGCAGGAGGTGCTAAATGATGGGCAATAATGAACATTCTACTTTCAAGATCGCCTTCAATCTGGCGGCGGCCTGCTTTATCTCCGGCATCGTCATCGGCTCTGTCTATTTTGTGACGGCTCCTGTGGCGGCGCAGAAAGCCGAGGAAATGAAGCAGGAGTCCATGAAGTCCCTGGTGCCGGAAGCGGAACACTTTACCGAAGTGGCCGGTCATGAAGGCTGGTTCGCGGCGGAAAAAGGCGGCAAGGCCATCGCCTATATCGTACCCGGCGAAAGCAAAGGCTATGGCGGCAAGATCAAGATGCTGGTAGCCGTAACCGCCGATGCCAAGGTCATTGATTTTTCCATTTTAGAGCATAATGAGACGCCGGGGCTCGGTGACAATGCCCAAAAGCCGGCCTTCCGGCAGATGTTTGCGGGCAAGGGCGCCGACAAGCTGGAGGTCACGAAAGATCCGAACAACAAGGAGAATATCCAGGCCATGACCGGGGCGACGATTTCCTCCCGGGCCGTGACCAAGGGCGTGCGGGAGGCCGTGGAGGCTGTGGCCGCTTACAAGGCTGAGGGAGGTGCTAAGTGATGAAGGAACATTGGCAAATATTCAGCAAGGGCCTGATTGCCGAAAATCCGATTTTCATTCTGGCCCTGTCCCTGTGCCCGGCGCTGGCGGTAACCACGACGGTCATCAACGGTCTGACCATGGGGCTTACGGTGACTTTCGTCATCACCACCAATAATGTGGTGGTATCCATCGTGCGCAAATGGGTGAATCCCAAGGTGCGCGTGCCGGTGTATATCACCTCCATTGCCACCATCGTGACGGTGGCGCAATTGGTATTGCAGGCTTACTTCCCCGTGCTCTACAAGGCCATGGGCATCTATCTGGCATTGGTGGTGGTGTTCGCCATCATTTTGGCCAGAGCGGAGGTTTTCGCCTCTAAGAATGGCGTGTTCAAGTCTTTCCTCGATGGCTTTGGTATGGGCTGCGGCTTTACGCTGGCCATGCTGACCATTGCGGTGATCCGCGAGCTGATTGGCGCAGGTACTATCCTGGGCGTGCCGGTTTTCGGCGAGGGCTACAATCCCATGCTTATGATGATCCTGCCGCCGGGGGCCTTTATCCTGATCGGTTATCTGGTGGCGGCTTGCAAGACCTGGAACGCCAAGCAGGAAGAAAAAGCCCGCATCGCGGAGCTGAAAGCTGGAAAGGAGGCCTAACTCATGGGAGAGTATTTAACATTGTTTATCGGCGCTGTAGTGGTCAATAACTTCGTGCTGACGAAATTCCTGGGCCTCTGTATCTTCTTCGGTATCTCCAAGAACCTCAGTGCCTCGGTGGGCATGGGCATGGCGGTGACCTCCGTCATGACCATGAGCTCCATCCTGGCGTGGATCGTGTATTTCTTCGTGCTGGAACCATTGGGGCTGACCTTCCTGACCACCATCGTATTCGTGGTGCTCACGGCAAGTTTCGTGCAGCTCTTGGAACTGGTCATCAAGAAGCAGGCACCGGCTCTCTACAATATGTGGGGCATTTACCTGCTGCTGATTGCCACCAACTGTATTGTATTGGCCGTACCTCTCCTCAATGTGGAGAATAATTACAGCCTCTTGAAGAGCATTGTCTTTGCCATTGGCTCCGGTTTAGGCTTTGCCGTGGCCATCATCCTGATGGCCTCCCTGCGGGAAAAGCTGGTCTACGCCAATGTGCCCAAGCCATTGCAGGGCATCGGCATCGCCTTTATCCTGGCAGGCATGCTGTCGTTGGCATTCCTGGGGTTCGCAGGCATGTTATAACAGATATAAATTGCAGTTTGTGAGTGAGTTCGTGCTGAAGGTATCCCGTTCATACGCAGTCAGAGGTTCACGGGGGAGTACTTTTTCTGTTTCCGCTAAAACGACCCTCTCGGCAATTTTAGAGCTGTTTAGCCAGATGGCGCCGGGCAAGACCGGCGGCGCGTCTTTCAGCGTGCTTTCTGGTAACTGCCTGCCTCGGGCCGGCCTTCGCTGGCGCTCAGGCAGTCGCTCCCACAGAAAAAGCACTCCCCCGTTCGCCTCCCAGCCACGATTTTGGCAATCGGCACGAACCCGGTTCTCCCGTAACAAGAACATCGATGTGCTTGTATCCTCCAGCCGGAACATAGCAGCATTGACAAACGTAACTCTGGGTGGCGGTGAGGATGCTTTTCCGCCGGCGGAACGACTGCCTGAACGAAGTGAAGGCTGGCCCGCAAACAGCATTTGCTGGATGCTTCGTTGATGGACGCGCCGCCGGACTTGCCCGGCGCAGGTTACTGGAAGATGCGTACTTCTGCTGGCGGGACATTTAGTGCAGCGGCGGAAAAGTATTCCCACCGCCGCCCCACTGAGCTGTAACAAAAGAGTTTAGGCTCGCATCTACAAACTGCAATTAAAAAAGTCCATGGGCTTTGGGAGATATTTACATTCCCTTCAAGAGGTAACGGATGAGGTGGAGATAAATGGAAAAAGCAATACTGATTATCGTCGTGCTGGTGGGTGTCGGGCTGTTCTTCGGCATCGTGCTGGCATTGGCGGATAAGAAATTCTATATGGCGGTGAACCCGCTGATCAATGAAGTCGAAGAAATCCTGCCCAAAGGCCAGTGCGGTGCCTGCGGCTTTGCAGGCTGTGCCAAGTATGCCGAAGCCGTGGTGGAAGATCCCACGGTGGCCCCGAATCTCTGCGTGCCGGGCAAGGCGGCTGTAGCGGCAAAAGTTGCCGAGCTTACAGGCAAGAAAGCCGAGGTCACGGAACCCAAGTATGCTGCTTTGAAATGCCGGGGCACGAAAACTGCCGCGGCTATGGCGGCCCATTACGAGGGTGTGCCGGACTGTGCGGCGGCCAAGCTCATACAGGGCGGCCCCAAGGGCTGCAAGTTCGGCTGCATCGGCTTTGGCAATTGCGTCAAAGCCTGCCCCTTCGGCGCCATGAGCATGGGGCCGGACGGCCTGCCCGTGGTGGACAAGGAGATTTGCACCGGCTGCGGCAAGTGTGTAAGCACCTGTCCCCAGGCAATCCTGACACTTAAGGGCTTCCATGATCCGGTGGAAGTTCTCTGCAGCTCCCACGACAAAGGCCCCGCAGCCAAGAAACTCTGTGCCAATGCCTGCATCGGCTGTGGCCTGTGCATGCGGAACTGCAGCCAAGGAGCAATCAAGATTGATAACTTCGTGGCCGTAGTGGATAGCAGCAAATGTGCAGAATGCACCGAGCCGACCTGTATGGGCAAGTGTCCGACTAGCGCGATTCAGTCTGTTGTCCATACAACAGCTGCACAAAAGACGGCATAAACGTTCTTTTGCGCTAGTCTTTGGGCGCTTCTGCTAAGACTGCTGGCTAAAAAGTATCTTTTGCCTTTGGTATAAGGGTAAGCAACTGAACGTACTGTGTTCAAGTGCTTACCCTTATTTTAGTGATGGAGAAAATAATATAAAAAATTAAATTTATAAGAAGGAAAACAAAATTTAATCTAGAAGAGTACACAAAGATAAGGCTTGAGAAGGCATAAATAGTTTGAATTAGAAAGGTGGTATTTTTATGAGTGGAGTTAATGGTATTCAGTCTTAGTACATTGCAAATACTTATAGTCAAAATTCACAATATACGAAGTCGTCCAGTCAACAAATTAATGATATTGTTAGTGAAAGTCCTGCCACGATAGTGGAGTTATCAGCAGAGGCTGTTGCTAGCAAGAATGCAATGCCATCTCGCTATACTATACAAGCGACTATAAGAGAGACAATAGGTGATGTTGAGAAAATGAGAAATGAGACGCTTAAGTTGGTGGATCATTATAGTGATTATGCTGATTCGGATAAAAGTACAGTGGCTAGTGATGATAGAAAGGCAATAAGACGCTTGTGGGGAACAAACTCTCCATCGCAGGCAAGTGTTGAGGAATGGTGTCAACATGGTCAAATTGAAAATGGAAGAAAAGTAATAAAAAATGGCTCTGCAAATTTGCAAAGAAAAATGACTGCATTATTCAACAGCAATTTAGATTTTTATACATATAAAAATGCAAAAAGATCCTTCCAAATTATAGATGATGCATATAATGCAATGCGCGCAGAAATTGGATGGTGATAATATGAGGATTGATTCAGCACGCCAAACTATTCGTTTTTTACAGGATAAAAGCATTCAACCAGATTCGAAAAAGGTGTGTTCGCTTAATAAACCTGAAAATATCAACTTTAAAGTAACTATAAGTGATGAAGGGAAGCAATTGTCAAGAAAGCTCAATACGGATGTTGTTTCAGCATCCGGAGAAGAACTGAATGCTATTAAAGAAGAAAAAGAATATAGAAAAGAATGTAAAGAGAGGATAAAAGGAATCGATGATATTTTGTCCAAAGATGATATAACGGATAAAGAAAGGAATAAACTTTTAGATGAGAAAAAACTTTTAGAAAAATCATCATGGGATTCAGAAGATGCATTATATGATGCATATAAGAAAAAAAGAGATTTTAATAAACGCCATAACATTGATGAATGCAATTCTGGAGATAGATTAATTATAGATAAAGTTAATACATTTTTTGATAGAATAATACAAGAAAAAAAAGATGTAATAAGTAGAGAGAACGAACATGAACAGTCATTGCGGCGTAACCAAATACAAGAGACTGCTGATATTGAATTGGAAAAACAGAAGGCAAATAAAAATGAAATGAATATGGATAGCGTGGATAAAAATGTCGAACAGTTGGAAGAAACTACTGACTTACTAAATTTGGTAGAAAAAAGTGCGGCTGAAAATAACGATTCAAAAAGTAATAGAATAATGTAATGCAGTGATA
It includes:
- the rnfB gene encoding RnfABCDGE type electron transport complex subunit B, with translation MEKAILIIVVLVGVGLFFGIVLALADKKFYMAVNPLINEVEEILPKGQCGACGFAGCAKYAEAVVEDPTVAPNLCVPGKAAVAAKVAELTGKKAEVTEPKYAALKCRGTKTAAAMAAHYEGVPDCAAAKLIQGGPKGCKFGCIGFGNCVKACPFGAMSMGPDGLPVVDKEICTGCGKCVSTCPQAILTLKGFHDPVEVLCSSHDKGPAAKKLCANACIGCGLCMRNCSQGAIKIDNFVAVVDSSKCAECTEPTCMGKCPTSAIQSVVHTTAAQKTA
- a CDS encoding electron transport complex protein RnfA, which encodes MGEYLTLFIGAVVVNNFVLTKFLGLCIFFGISKNLSASVGMGMAVTSVMTMSSILAWIVYFFVLEPLGLTFLTTIVFVVLTASFVQLLELVIKKQAPALYNMWGIYLLLIATNCIVLAVPLLNVENNYSLLKSIVFAIGSGLGFAVAIILMASLREKLVYANVPKPLQGIGIAFILAGMLSLAFLGFAGML